The genomic region TCGAGCAGGCGCCGCTGATAGTGGGGGCGCAGTAGTGATTGATGCGCGTGCTGGCCATGAATCTGCACCAAACGTTGCCCCAGTTCCTGGACCTGTTGGATAGGGACAGGACGACCGTTGATATAGGCGCGGGAGCGGCTCTCTCTGGAGAGCACTCGTCGTAGCATGCAGTCGTTCTCATCGTCGAGGGAGTGGTCCTGGAGCCAGCTGTGGATCTCCGGCAGGGCGGAGATATCGAAAATGGCGGTGATTTCGGCCCGTTCACTGCCGCTCCTGATCATGCTGTTGTCCGTTTTGCCGCCGAGGGCCAGACCAAGGGCATCGATCAGGATGGATTTACCGGCCCCTGTCTCACCGGTGAGGGCGCTCAGTCCGGAAAAAAGGTCCAGCTCCAGTGCTGCAACGATGGCCAGATTGCGAACATGTATCTGCGTCAGCATCAGCCCCAGCCCAACTTGGCGCGCAGGAGATTGTAGTGATCGTGGCCGCGGGGATGGATCAGTCGAACGGGGTGCTCCGCCTTGCGGATGCGGATGATATCCCCCTCCACCACCGGGAGCGTGGCCTGGCCGTCGCAAGTGACCCGGACATGTTCCGCATGACCCTGGGCCAGATGAATCTCCACTTCACTGTCACCGTCCACCACGATGGGGCGGTTGCTCAGGGTATGGGGGCAGATGGGGACCAGCACCAGAGCGTTGAGCGAAGGCATCAGCAGGGGGCCGCCGCCGGAAAGCGCGTAGGCAGTGGAACCGGTCGGTGTGGAGATGATGAGACCATCAGAGCGCTGATCATTGACCAGTTTGCCGTTGATATAGGTCTCGAATTCGATCATGCGGGCAATGTTCCACTTGTGCACCACCACGTCATTGAATGCAGGG from Gammaproteobacteria bacterium (ex Lamellibrachia satsuma) harbors:
- a CDS encoding NAD(+) kinase, whose translation is MNQPFQRIGLIGKHGDPTVKATTRRLWDFLSRRGHEVLLEEATCKLLEGRPLPGVPEIDLPSNSDLVIVVGGDGTLLHAARVLADQDTPILGINLGRLGFLADISPGEMLPHLDAILAGDYDEERRFMLQASIGEDKGSSDAIPAFNDVVVHKWNIARMIEFETYINGKLVNDQRSDGLIISTPTGSTAYALSGGGPLLMPSLNALVLVPICPHTLSNRPIVVDGDSEVEIHLAQGHAEHVRVTCDGQATLPVVEGDIIRIRKAEHPVRLIHPRGHDHYNLLRAKLGWG